The segment GGTATGATCCGTGAATGCGTCTCGAAGTTTGATCTTCCACTGGTTCCACGTGATCGCAATTGTTGGTAATCCGCGGTACCATTCACCCGCTATACCCCTTAGATTATCTAAGGCGTAACACGATGTCGTCGTATCTGACCACCCATAGATTTCCTGGAGTTCCTCAACCTTGTGGATCCGCGATTCGATGGACTGAATCTTTACTTTGGGGTCGAAAAGAGGAATCAGTTTCTTCCCCTGTAAACCTCGAGGGTGACCTGGAGCATTAGGAGATCCTTCTACGGAGAATGGTCTAGGTGACAAATTCTGAGACTGTGTCGACGCCAGCATCGTTACCGCTGTAGTGAGTTGTTTTAGCATCTCCTGCCACTCTGGGTTGTACGAAGGTGAACGGCATCTACCGCTGTAAATCGACCGTCGCG is part of the Microplitis mediator isolate UGA2020A chromosome 11, iyMicMedi2.1, whole genome shotgun sequence genome and harbors:
- the LOC130677592 gene encoding uncharacterized protein LOC130677592 — its product is MNQEAIDRESRARLRRSASRPKLPQAMGSGAQLLRAGSVHPRGDRSSSRDTMYMRRSRSQSSTRRSIYSGRCRSPSYNPEWQEMLKQLTTAVTMLASTQSQNLSPRPFSVEGSPNAPGHPRGLQGKKLIPLFDPKVKIQSIESRIHKVEELQEIYGWSDTTTSCYALDNLRGIAGEWYRGLPTIAITWNQWKIKLRDAFTDHTKYSDRLIAMMQRKKMRDESMMEFFFAKAVLVDACEITGHRAADCIAQGVEDNALRIAISRFEL